From one bacterium Scap17 genomic stretch:
- a CDS encoding CBS domain-containing protein — protein MSEDRSGSQSKTWLDKLFGAFSSDTDEPSSRSELLQFLAEVGPRLNLDQDAIAIIEGALEISDQQVREVMIPRSQVQAIQVDQRPEEYLPLILESAHSRYPVIDENLDEVLGILLAKDLLPLILQNDSERKRFDLREAIRPAMFIPESKRLNSLLKEFRETRNHMAVVIDEYGGTAGLVTIEDILEQIVGDIEDEHDTDEDEDIRELGDGQFAVSALTTIDDFNEHFDTDFSDEEFDTIGGLMIQRFGHMPRRQESTDFAGWRFTVLNADNRRIRQVQVCRLEDATGVAPPSAEHRAHISGE, from the coding sequence ATGAGCGAAGACCGATCGGGAAGCCAATCGAAAACCTGGCTCGATAAGCTGTTCGGCGCCTTCTCAAGCGACACCGACGAACCCAGCTCCCGTAGCGAGCTGCTCCAGTTTCTGGCTGAGGTAGGCCCACGCCTCAACCTCGATCAGGACGCCATCGCCATCATCGAAGGCGCGCTGGAAATCAGCGACCAGCAGGTGCGCGAGGTGATGATCCCCCGCTCCCAGGTGCAGGCCATTCAGGTCGATCAGCGCCCGGAGGAGTACCTGCCGCTGATTCTCGAATCGGCTCACTCCCGCTATCCCGTCATCGACGAGAACCTCGACGAGGTGCTCGGCATCCTGCTGGCCAAGGACCTGCTGCCGCTGATTCTGCAAAATGACAGCGAGCGCAAGCGCTTCGATCTGCGCGAAGCGATCCGTCCGGCGATGTTCATCCCTGAATCCAAGCGCCTCAACAGCCTGCTCAAGGAATTCCGCGAGACCCGCAACCACATGGCGGTGGTCATCGACGAGTACGGCGGCACGGCAGGCCTTGTCACCATCGAGGATATCCTCGAGCAGATCGTCGGGGATATCGAGGATGAGCACGACACCGATGAGGATGAGGACATTCGCGAGCTGGGCGATGGTCAATTCGCCGTCAGCGCGCTGACCACCATCGATGACTTCAACGAGCACTTCGATACCGACTTCTCCGATGAGGAATTCGACACCATCGGTGGTCTGATGATCCAGCGCTTCGGCCACATGCCGCGCCGTCAGGAATCCACCGATTTCGCCGGCTGGCGTTTCACGGTGCTCAATGCGGACAATCGTCGCATTCGTCAGGTACAGGTATGCCGTCTGGAAGATGCCACCGGTGTCGCGCCGCCCTCGGCCGAGCATCGTGCGCACATCAGCGGCGAGTGA
- a CDS encoding PhoH family protein encodes MSHQSQQANRILNMTLEPADPQRLASLTGQRDEHLKLIESRLGVTLRNRGNDFQIAGPAAAVKATANVLEHLYRETGAGEVDAETVHLFLQESGVEALVEAAEDQGATYGDVVIRTPKVVVRPRGFNQQGYVTEMRNHDINFGIGPAGTGKTYLAVAAAVEALNNNEVRRILLVRPAVEAGEKLGFLPGDLAQKIDPYLRPLYDALYEMLGFEHVNKMIERQIIEIAPLAYMRGRTLNNAYIILDESQNTTREQMKMFLTRIGFGSTAVITGDVSQVDLPRGTQSGLAHVLEVLKDTPGISITRFLAKDVVRHPLVQRIVEAYDTFEAAEEQQEGERREKRQAEREARMAALNAQSNIPPADSTPPGGSQ; translated from the coding sequence TTGAGCCACCAGTCACAGCAAGCCAATCGCATTCTCAACATGACGCTTGAGCCGGCAGACCCGCAGCGTCTGGCCAGCCTGACCGGTCAGCGCGACGAGCATCTCAAGCTGATCGAATCCCGGCTCGGTGTCACCCTGCGCAACCGCGGCAACGACTTCCAGATCGCGGGTCCTGCCGCGGCCGTCAAGGCGACCGCCAACGTCCTCGAGCACCTGTACCGCGAGACAGGGGCCGGTGAGGTCGATGCCGAGACCGTGCATCTGTTCCTGCAGGAATCCGGCGTCGAGGCGCTGGTCGAAGCCGCCGAAGACCAGGGCGCCACCTACGGCGATGTGGTGATTCGCACGCCAAAGGTGGTCGTGCGCCCGCGCGGCTTCAATCAGCAGGGCTATGTCACCGAGATGCGCAATCACGACATCAACTTCGGCATCGGCCCGGCCGGTACCGGCAAGACCTACCTTGCCGTCGCGGCGGCCGTGGAAGCGCTCAACAACAACGAAGTGCGACGTATCCTGCTGGTGCGTCCGGCGGTCGAGGCCGGCGAGAAGCTCGGCTTCCTGCCCGGCGACCTGGCCCAGAAGATCGACCCCTACCTGCGCCCGCTCTACGACGCCCTGTACGAGATGCTCGGCTTCGAACACGTCAACAAGATGATCGAGCGCCAGATCATCGAGATCGCGCCGCTGGCCTACATGCGCGGCCGGACGCTCAACAACGCCTACATCATTCTCGACGAGTCCCAGAACACCACGCGTGAGCAGATGAAGATGTTCTTGACGCGCATCGGTTTCGGCTCCACCGCCGTCATCACTGGTGACGTCTCGCAGGTCGATCTGCCGCGTGGTACTCAGTCCGGCCTTGCCCATGTGCTGGAAGTGCTCAAGGACACCCCGGGGATCAGCATCACGCGCTTCCTGGCCAAGGACGTCGTGCGCCACCCGCTGGTGCAGCGCATCGTCGAGGCCTACGACACCTTCGAGGCCGCGGAGGAGCAGCAGGAAGGCGAGCGTCGCGAGAAGCGTCAAGCCGAGCGTGAAGCCCGCATGGCAGCACTCAATGCCCAGAGCAACATACCACCCGCCGACAGCACCCCGCCGGGAGGTAGCCAGTGA
- the lnt gene encoding apolipoprotein N-acyltransferase: MSDSPRARSFPGASLLANVLATIAGVLVTLSFAPFEQWWLGPIGAGLLYGALRMEGGGFLRAWWFGVGLFGSGASWVYVSIHDYGYTGMPLAVLLTMLFVACMALFPMLWMGLWQRFCSRKLDVLSFAAVFVLSELFRTWAFTGFPWLLLGNSAVGSPLASWVPVLGVYGISLIIALSGALLWNLALRRRWWAIAPLIVLWSAGLLLPTDWTQSGGQPARVALLQGNLPQLIKWSAEGQRRAANTYAAMTRAVQDDADLIVWPETALPMLRDQAEPFLERIQATLPPKTGLMTGIVERDADNRFYNSVIPIDDPSAQYRKEHLVPFGEYVPLESWLRGIIGFLDLPMSSMQSGDSQQPPLMVSGLRIGVAICYEIVYPELVRQRALSSTVLLTVSNDTWFGHSIGPLQHLQMAQLRALENGRYLLRATSNGVTAIISPQGEIIAQGPQFEEATVTGDIRLQLGMTPWMHYGLLPVWILIGLLLAPGLVLGINECLKARRQHPQDA, translated from the coding sequence ATGTCAGATTCCCCCCGCGCGAGGAGCTTCCCGGGCGCCTCGTTGCTGGCCAATGTACTGGCGACCATTGCCGGGGTACTGGTCACCCTGAGCTTTGCCCCCTTCGAGCAGTGGTGGCTGGGCCCGATCGGCGCAGGCCTGCTCTACGGGGCGCTGCGCATGGAAGGTGGTGGCTTCCTGCGCGCCTGGTGGTTCGGGGTCGGCCTGTTCGGCAGCGGGGCCAGCTGGGTCTATGTCTCGATTCATGATTATGGCTATACCGGCATGCCGCTGGCGGTGCTGCTGACGATGCTGTTCGTGGCCTGCATGGCGCTGTTCCCGATGCTGTGGATGGGTCTGTGGCAGCGCTTCTGCTCACGCAAGCTCGATGTGCTGTCATTCGCCGCGGTGTTCGTGCTCAGCGAGCTGTTCCGCACCTGGGCCTTCACCGGCTTCCCGTGGCTGCTGCTGGGCAACAGTGCCGTGGGCTCGCCGCTGGCCAGCTGGGTGCCAGTGCTTGGGGTCTACGGTATCTCGCTGATCATCGCGCTGTCCGGGGCGCTGCTGTGGAATCTGGCCCTGCGTCGCCGCTGGTGGGCGATCGCGCCACTGATCGTGCTGTGGAGCGCGGGGCTGCTGCTGCCGACCGACTGGACACAGTCCGGCGGCCAGCCGGCGCGCGTCGCTCTGCTGCAAGGCAACCTGCCGCAGTTGATCAAGTGGAGCGCCGAAGGTCAGCGCCGTGCGGCCAATACCTACGCCGCGATGACGCGCGCCGTGCAGGACGATGCCGACCTGATCGTCTGGCCGGAGACGGCACTGCCGATGCTGCGCGACCAGGCCGAGCCCTTCCTCGAGCGCATCCAGGCCACTCTGCCGCCCAAGACCGGTCTGATGACCGGGATCGTCGAGCGTGACGCCGACAATCGCTTCTACAACAGCGTGATTCCCATCGATGACCCTTCGGCCCAGTATCGCAAGGAGCACCTGGTGCCCTTCGGCGAGTATGTACCGCTGGAAAGCTGGTTGCGGGGCATCATCGGCTTCCTGGACCTGCCGATGTCGAGCATGCAGTCAGGCGACAGCCAGCAGCCGCCGCTGATGGTCAGCGGTCTGCGTATCGGCGTGGCGATCTGCTACGAGATCGTCTATCCGGAGCTGGTCCGCCAGCGCGCCTTGAGCTCTACCGTGCTGCTGACCGTCTCCAACGACACCTGGTTCGGTCACTCCATCGGCCCGCTGCAGCACCTGCAGATGGCCCAGCTGCGCGCGCTGGAAAACGGCCGCTATCTGCTGCGAGCCACCAGCAATGGCGTCACGGCGATCATCTCGCCGCAGGGTGAGATCATCGCCCAAGGCCCCCAGTTCGAGGAGGCCACCGTCACTGGCGATATCCGCCTGCAACTGGGCATGACGCCCTGGATGCACTACGGCCTGCTGCCGGTGTGGATCCTGATCGGGCTGCTGCTGGCGCCGGGCCTCGTGCTGGGCATCAACGAATGCCTCAAGGCGCGCCGTCAACATCCGCAGGACGCCTGA
- a CDS encoding tetratricopeptide repeat protein, whose amino-acid sequence MATPSDWFAPAHATWIAGQRHKALQQLIEHFNQRPRPRDAGLFKQISYYLFLLADYRSASQILAQGHVECPADEEIALNQVVCLSRANDAAGSLAAGEALAARGCRNPVLFDSLASSAARLKRHDEAREYGSRALALKDERHGSLPLAKGWRLPADPPSAVAAGKTRVLAFGLWGKGPRYLNGMLHNLLLAPVLYPGWQVRLYHDDSVPDDFLALARQLDAELIERPASDTLRQRLCWRFAVADDPTVGYFVVRDCDSVISLREVRAVQMWLTSGRFFHVMRDWWSHTDLVLAGLWGGVAGVLPPLETLLARWQPQHVETPNIDQWFMKECVWRYLRESLVSHDRCYSLQIKGRDSLKFPDDLLGEAPGGTAHVGSDEWTRDRAFQRRQLGPWLKEASWMRDSDD is encoded by the coding sequence ATGGCGACACCGTCAGACTGGTTCGCCCCGGCGCATGCCACCTGGATCGCCGGTCAGCGCCACAAGGCATTGCAACAGCTGATCGAGCACTTCAACCAGCGCCCGCGCCCACGTGATGCGGGCCTCTTCAAGCAGATCTCCTATTACCTCTTTCTGCTTGCGGATTATCGCTCGGCCAGCCAGATTCTGGCCCAGGGGCATGTGGAGTGTCCGGCCGATGAAGAGATCGCGCTCAACCAGGTGGTGTGTCTGTCGCGTGCCAATGATGCCGCTGGCTCGCTGGCGGCCGGTGAGGCATTGGCCGCACGGGGCTGTCGCAATCCGGTGCTGTTCGACTCGCTGGCCAGCAGCGCGGCCAGGCTCAAGCGCCACGATGAGGCACGCGAGTATGGCAGTCGCGCCCTGGCGCTGAAGGATGAGCGGCATGGGAGCCTGCCGTTGGCGAAGGGCTGGCGACTGCCCGCTGACCCCCCCTCGGCAGTCGCGGCCGGCAAGACGCGAGTGCTGGCCTTCGGCCTCTGGGGCAAGGGGCCGCGCTACCTGAACGGCATGCTGCATAACCTGCTGTTGGCGCCGGTGCTGTATCCGGGGTGGCAGGTTCGGCTCTATCACGATGACAGCGTGCCCGATGACTTCCTGGCTCTGGCGCGGCAACTGGACGCCGAGCTGATCGAGCGTCCCGCCAGTGACACCCTGAGACAGCGGCTGTGTTGGCGCTTCGCGGTCGCCGATGACCCGACGGTGGGTTACTTCGTGGTCCGCGACTGCGACAGCGTCATCAGCCTGCGCGAAGTGCGCGCGGTGCAGATGTGGCTGACGTCCGGGCGCTTCTTCCATGTCATGCGTGACTGGTGGAGTCATACCGATCTGGTGCTGGCGGGGCTATGGGGCGGGGTGGCCGGAGTCCTGCCGCCACTCGAGACATTGTTGGCCCGGTGGCAGCCACAGCATGTCGAGACGCCGAATATCGATCAGTGGTTCATGAAGGAGTGCGTGTGGCGCTATCTGCGCGAAAGCCTGGTCAGCCACGACCGGTGTTACTCGCTGCAGATCAAGGGTCGTGACAGCCTGAAGTTCCCGGATGACTTGCTGGGAGAAGCGCCTGGCGGCACGGCGCATGTCGGCAGTGACGAGTGGACGCGCGATCGCGCCTTCCAGCGCCGCCAGCTGGGGCCATGGCTCAAGGAGGCCAGCTGGATGCGTGACAGCGACGACTGA
- the ybeY gene encoding rRNA maturation RNase YbeY, which translates to MSEAPAVMVDLQLAIGESEFDGQPLPASHQLEAWVAAALLAAAEDGALEREASDAAAPYELTVRLVEEAESQGLNRDYRGKDSPTNVLSFPHEPLDLDDFALPPELAARFAEEVEDDSLPLASMPEGDLDAGEEEDLDGHNIDDVMLASDTLSDADEQSPDEQRFLGDLIISVHVVAREAREQGKSLEHHFAHMLVHGTLHLLGYDHIEDDEAERMEALERHVLAGLGIADPYREENH; encoded by the coding sequence GTGAGCGAAGCCCCTGCGGTCATGGTGGACCTGCAACTGGCCATCGGCGAGAGTGAATTCGATGGTCAGCCGCTGCCGGCCAGCCATCAGCTGGAAGCCTGGGTGGCGGCTGCGCTGCTGGCCGCCGCGGAAGATGGCGCACTCGAGCGCGAGGCCAGCGACGCCGCGGCGCCGTACGAGCTGACCGTGCGACTGGTGGAAGAAGCCGAGAGTCAGGGCCTCAATCGCGATTATCGTGGCAAGGATTCCCCGACCAATGTGCTGTCCTTCCCGCATGAGCCGCTGGATCTGGACGACTTCGCCCTGCCGCCGGAACTGGCCGCGCGCTTCGCCGAGGAAGTCGAGGACGACAGCCTGCCGCTTGCGAGCATGCCGGAGGGCGATCTGGACGCTGGCGAAGAGGAAGATCTCGACGGCCACAACATCGACGATGTCATGCTGGCGTCAGACACGTTGAGCGATGCTGACGAGCAGAGCCCTGATGAGCAGCGCTTTCTGGGCGACCTGATCATCAGCGTGCATGTCGTCGCCCGCGAAGCGCGGGAACAGGGCAAATCGCTGGAACATCATTTCGCCCACATGCTGGTCCATGGCACCTTGCACTTGCTCGGCTATGACCATATCGAGGACGATGAAGCCGAACGCATGGAAGCGCTCGAGCGTCATGTGCTGGCAGGGCTCGGCATCGCCGACCCCTACCGGGAAGAGAATCACTGA
- a CDS encoding amidohydrolase family protein: protein MDWNHVEQDLPRATPPRPLPHPLTFRLPAGSIDCHLHLFGDPVRYPLAADRTYDPAPVGLSEALEMHHALGASHGVLIQPSVYGYDNRLLCDSLQSCRERGLDYRGVAVVTPDISDAELERLSELGVCGVRLNLIFAGGLRWRDVVLLADRLARFKWHLECLIDVSTFRDMEARLGSLPVPVVIDHMGHLAATRGPECPGFAALCRLLKQGRTWVKLSAPYRLTTRGRLPYSDVTALVRALVAANPERVVWGSDWPHPYIGVEMPEEDTLAELMQRWLPEREMRERIFRDNPRKLYGYKAFVKSRADTAH, encoded by the coding sequence ATGGACTGGAATCATGTCGAGCAGGATCTGCCGCGCGCCACGCCGCCCAGACCCTTGCCACACCCCCTGACCTTCCGGTTGCCGGCGGGCAGTATTGATTGTCACCTTCACCTGTTTGGTGACCCGGTGCGTTACCCATTGGCGGCGGACAGAACCTATGACCCGGCGCCTGTGGGGCTCAGTGAAGCACTCGAGATGCATCATGCATTGGGCGCCAGCCACGGCGTGCTGATACAGCCCAGTGTCTATGGCTATGACAATCGCCTGCTGTGCGACAGCCTGCAGAGCTGTCGCGAGCGTGGGCTGGACTATCGTGGCGTGGCGGTTGTCACGCCCGACATCAGTGATGCCGAGCTTGAGCGACTCTCCGAGCTGGGAGTGTGTGGCGTTCGCCTCAACCTGATCTTCGCCGGCGGGTTGCGCTGGCGTGATGTGGTGCTGCTGGCGGACCGCCTGGCACGCTTCAAGTGGCACCTGGAATGTCTGATCGACGTCTCGACCTTCCGTGACATGGAAGCGCGCCTAGGCAGCTTGCCGGTGCCGGTGGTAATCGACCACATGGGCCATCTGGCGGCCACGCGTGGCCCGGAGTGCCCCGGCTTTGCCGCGCTGTGTCGACTGCTCAAGCAAGGGCGCACCTGGGTCAAGCTGTCGGCGCCTTACCGGCTGACCACGCGTGGTCGCTTGCCTTACTCCGATGTCACGGCGCTGGTGCGGGCGCTGGTGGCGGCCAATCCGGAGCGCGTCGTGTGGGGCAGTGACTGGCCGCATCCCTATATCGGCGTCGAGATGCCGGAAGAGGACACCCTGGCCGAGCTGATGCAGCGCTGGTTGCCGGAGCGCGAGATGCGCGAGAGGATATTCCGCGACAATCCGCGCAAGCTCTACGGCTACAAGGCATTCGTGAAGTCCAGGGCGGATACGGCGCACTGA
- a CDS encoding DNA polymerase III subunit delta: protein MKVYPDKLDEQLNKRLSPVYIVAGDEPLIHQESCDAIRRAARAAGVEEREVLHVENGFQWGRLTESAASMSLFASRKLIELRLGTQSAGQEGSKVLKAYAERIEKDGDILLITAARLDRKVQQTAWFKALEKVGVFIAVWPVDHSRLGFWIRDRARRHGLELNQDAARLLAERIEGNLLAADQELQKLALLHPPGARLDGNAIVQGVEDNARYDVFTLADACLKGEVERSGRIVLGLRGEGVEPPVILWALTRELRTLLSLRQHLDQGQSFEHACKAQKPMIFDKRRPFYQQALNRLPHKRLHKLLLFSQRLDMAIKGGMTLPIWDGMVDLALTLAGGRGPLAELPHAYKVV from the coding sequence ATGAAGGTCTATCCCGACAAGCTCGACGAGCAGCTCAACAAGCGCCTGTCTCCCGTCTATATCGTGGCCGGTGACGAGCCGCTGATTCATCAGGAAAGCTGCGACGCCATCCGGCGTGCGGCGCGTGCCGCCGGTGTCGAGGAGCGCGAGGTACTGCATGTCGAGAATGGCTTTCAGTGGGGCCGTTTGACCGAGTCTGCCGCCAGCATGTCACTGTTCGCCTCGCGCAAGCTGATCGAGCTGCGCCTGGGCACCCAGAGTGCCGGCCAGGAAGGCAGCAAGGTCCTCAAGGCCTACGCCGAGCGCATCGAGAAGGATGGCGACATCCTGCTGATCACCGCAGCGCGTCTCGATCGCAAGGTGCAGCAGACGGCGTGGTTCAAGGCATTGGAGAAGGTCGGCGTCTTCATCGCAGTCTGGCCGGTGGACCACTCCCGCCTCGGCTTCTGGATTCGCGATCGCGCCCGTCGTCACGGCCTCGAGCTGAATCAGGACGCCGCCCGCCTGCTGGCAGAGCGCATCGAGGGCAATCTGCTGGCCGCGGATCAGGAGCTTCAGAAGCTGGCGCTGCTGCACCCGCCGGGCGCACGCCTGGATGGCAATGCCATCGTCCAGGGCGTCGAGGACAATGCCCGCTATGATGTCTTCACGCTGGCCGATGCGTGTCTGAAGGGGGAAGTCGAGCGCAGTGGCCGCATCGTGCTCGGGCTCAGGGGAGAAGGCGTCGAGCCGCCGGTGATCCTGTGGGCACTGACCCGCGAGCTGCGCACCCTGCTCTCGCTGCGCCAGCACCTCGATCAAGGCCAGAGCTTCGAGCATGCCTGCAAGGCGCAGAAGCCGATGATCTTCGACAAGCGTCGCCCCTTCTATCAACAGGCACTCAACCGCCTGCCCCACAAGCGCCTGCACAAGCTGCTGCTGTTCTCGCAGCGACTCGACATGGCGATCAAGGGCGGGATGACGCTGCCCATCTGGGACGGGATGGTCGATCTCGCCCTGACACTCGCCGGCGGACGCGGCCCACTGGCCGAACTACCTCATGCCTACAAGGTGGTGTGA
- a CDS encoding leucine--tRNA ligase, whose translation MDSQDTSQQYAPDQIEQAAQQYWEKNQCFKAVEDANREKFYCLSMFPYPSGKLHMGHVRNYTIGDVISRFQRMQGKNVMQPMGWDAFGLPAENAAMKNNVAPGKWTHENIAYMRDQLKALGFAYDWSREFATCDLEYYRWEQWFFAKLVEKGVVYKKSSIVNWDPADQTVLANEQVIDGRGWRSGALIERKEIPQWFLRITDYAEELLADLDKVEWPEQVKTMQRNWIGKSRGVELSFGLDARASQVQESLTVFTTRPDTLMGVTYVGVAAAHPLAKAAAEHNAELAEFNAECARGGTSEADMATMEKRGMDTGFKAIHPLTGREVPVFVANFVLMEYGTGAVMAVPAHDERDHEFATKYDLPIEAVIADADGNAPDVSDAAFTDHGVLINSGDFDGLDFESAFDAIAARLVEQGRGEVKTNFRLRDWGVSRQRYWGAPIPVKNGPNGESIPLTDDELPVALPLEVEFDASGGSPIKKMPSFSDLGDGWQRETDTFDTFMESSWYYARFCCADNADAMLDERANYWLPVDYYIGGIEHAILHLLYSRFFHKLMRDFGLVDSDEPFKQLLTQGMVVADTYYRINEKGGRDWFNPLDVDVETDGKGRAVKAVLKSDGLPVEIGGTEKMSKSKNNGVDPQSMIDRFGADTVRLFMMFAAPPEQSLEWSDSGVEGAHRFVKRVWRLVHEHVAAGTPGALDVTALNDDQKALRRKTHETIAKCSDDIGRRTTFNTAIAAVMELVNAISRFEDTSEQGLAVSREAVEACVLLLSPIIPHASHSLWATLGHDEAVIDASWPVADIDAMKKDSIELVVQVNGKLRARLSFAADADRDAIEAAALADANVSKHTDGKTVRKVIVVPGKLVNIVAN comes from the coding sequence ATGGATTCACAGGATACTTCTCAACAGTACGCTCCCGATCAGATCGAACAGGCTGCCCAGCAGTACTGGGAGAAAAATCAGTGTTTCAAGGCGGTGGAAGATGCCAACCGCGAGAAGTTCTACTGCCTGTCAATGTTCCCCTACCCCAGCGGCAAGCTGCACATGGGGCACGTGCGCAACTACACCATCGGTGACGTGATCTCGCGCTTCCAGCGCATGCAGGGCAAGAACGTCATGCAGCCGATGGGCTGGGACGCCTTCGGCCTGCCGGCGGAAAACGCCGCGATGAAGAACAACGTCGCGCCGGGCAAGTGGACCCACGAGAACATTGCCTACATGCGCGATCAGCTCAAGGCACTGGGCTTCGCCTACGACTGGAGCCGTGAGTTCGCCACCTGCGACCTGGAATACTATCGCTGGGAGCAGTGGTTCTTCGCCAAGCTGGTCGAGAAGGGTGTCGTCTACAAGAAGAGTTCCATCGTCAACTGGGACCCGGCGGACCAGACCGTGCTCGCCAATGAGCAGGTCATCGACGGCCGTGGCTGGCGTTCCGGCGCGCTGATCGAGCGCAAGGAAATCCCGCAGTGGTTCCTGCGCATCACCGACTATGCCGAAGAGTTGCTGGCCGACCTCGACAAGGTCGAGTGGCCGGAGCAGGTCAAGACCATGCAGCGCAACTGGATCGGCAAGTCGCGCGGTGTCGAGCTGAGCTTCGGCCTCGACGCCAGGGCAAGCCAGGTACAGGAATCCCTGACCGTCTTCACCACCCGTCCGGACACCCTGATGGGCGTGACCTACGTCGGCGTCGCCGCCGCTCACCCGCTGGCCAAGGCCGCGGCGGAGCACAATGCGGAGCTTGCCGAGTTCAACGCCGAGTGCGCGCGTGGCGGCACCAGCGAAGCCGACATGGCGACCATGGAAAAACGCGGCATGGATACCGGCTTCAAGGCCATCCACCCGCTGACCGGCCGTGAAGTGCCGGTCTTCGTCGCCAACTTCGTGCTGATGGAATACGGCACCGGTGCCGTGATGGCCGTGCCGGCCCACGACGAGCGTGACCACGAATTCGCCACCAAGTACGACCTGCCGATCGAAGCCGTGATCGCCGATGCCGACGGCAATGCGCCTGACGTCAGCGACGCCGCCTTCACCGATCACGGCGTGCTGATCAACTCCGGTGACTTCGATGGCCTCGACTTCGAGAGTGCCTTCGATGCCATCGCAGCGCGCCTGGTCGAACAGGGCCGTGGTGAAGTCAAGACCAACTTCCGCCTGCGCGACTGGGGTGTTTCCCGTCAGCGCTACTGGGGCGCGCCGATCCCGGTCAAGAATGGCCCCAACGGAGAATCCATCCCGCTGACCGACGACGAACTGCCGGTCGCTCTGCCGCTGGAAGTCGAATTCGACGCCTCCGGCGGCTCGCCGATCAAGAAGATGCCGTCCTTCAGTGACCTGGGCGATGGCTGGCAGCGCGAGACCGATACCTTCGACACCTTCATGGAGTCCTCCTGGTACTACGCGCGCTTCTGCTGTGCGGACAACGCCGATGCCATGCTGGACGAACGCGCCAACTACTGGCTGCCGGTCGACTACTACATCGGCGGCATCGAGCATGCCATCCTGCACCTGCTCTACTCGCGCTTCTTCCACAAGCTGATGCGTGACTTCGGCCTGGTCGACAGCGACGAACCGTTCAAGCAGCTGCTGACCCAGGGCATGGTGGTCGCGGATACCTACTACCGCATCAATGAGAAAGGCGGCCGCGACTGGTTCAACCCGCTGGACGTGGACGTCGAGACCGACGGCAAGGGCCGCGCCGTCAAGGCCGTGTTGAAGTCCGATGGTCTGCCGGTGGAAATCGGTGGCACCGAGAAGATGTCGAAGTCCAAGAACAACGGCGTGGACCCGCAGTCGATGATCGACCGCTTCGGTGCCGACACCGTGCGCCTGTTCATGATGTTCGCCGCGCCGCCGGAGCAGTCGCTGGAATGGTCCGATTCCGGTGTCGAGGGCGCACACCGCTTCGTCAAGCGCGTCTGGCGTCTGGTTCACGAGCATGTCGCCGCCGGCACTCCGGGCGCGCTGGACGTGACTGCCCTGAACGATGATCAGAAGGCGCTGCGTCGCAAGACACACGAGACCATCGCCAAGTGCAGCGACGACATCGGCCGCCGCACCACCTTCAACACCGCCATCGCGGCCGTGATGGAGCTGGTCAACGCCATCAGCCGCTTCGAGGACACCTCCGAGCAGGGCCTGGCCGTCAGCCGTGAAGCCGTCGAGGCCTGCGTGCTGCTGCTGTCACCGATCATCCCGCATGCCAGCCACTCGCTGTGGGCGACACTGGGCCACGACGAAGCCGTGATCGATGCCAGCTGGCCGGTCGCTGATATTGATGCGATGAAGAAGGACAGCATCGAGCTGGTCGTACAGGTCAACGGCAAGCTGCGTGCGCGTCTGTCCTTCGCCGCCGATGCCGATCGCGACGCCATCGAAGCCGCTGCGCTGGCAGATGCCAATGTCTCCAAGCACACCGATGGCAAGACGGTGCGCAAGGTGATCGTGGTGCCGGGCAAGCTGGTCAATATCGTCGCCAACTGA
- a CDS encoding YdcF family protein, whose protein sequence is MGITELLGIIKDLVLPPGGPLLLLFLAMLVLKRWPGLARAMMVVAILGMWLLSSPVVSTRLMSGLERIQPSEPAEWIQAQAVVVLSGGRYYDAPELQGRDRINGETLSRLDEGVRVARNAELPILLTGGKVSSSDDGTLAELMQRSLIDEFDYPARWLENRSENTQQNALFTREMLEQDDINKIVLVTSAWHMPRAMRNFQNQGFRTIIPAPVGYTTVSGLGIDAWIPNSSALTQSRWALHEWIGWLVGR, encoded by the coding sequence ATGGGCATCACAGAGTTACTCGGCATCATCAAGGACCTGGTATTGCCGCCCGGCGGGCCTCTCCTGCTGCTGTTTCTGGCCATGCTCGTGCTCAAGCGCTGGCCGGGCCTGGCACGCGCCATGATGGTCGTGGCCATTCTGGGCATGTGGCTGCTGTCCTCGCCGGTCGTCTCCACGCGCCTGATGTCAGGGCTGGAGCGTATTCAACCCAGTGAACCGGCAGAGTGGATCCAGGCGCAGGCCGTGGTGGTGCTTTCCGGCGGACGCTACTACGACGCCCCGGAGCTGCAGGGTCGCGATCGCATCAATGGCGAGACGCTCAGCCGTCTGGACGAAGGCGTACGCGTGGCACGCAACGCGGAGCTGCCGATTCTGCTCACCGGTGGCAAGGTATCGTCTTCCGATGACGGCACCCTCGCCGAGCTGATGCAGCGCTCGCTGATCGATGAATTCGACTACCCGGCGCGCTGGCTGGAAAACCGCAGCGAGAACACCCAGCAGAATGCGCTCTTCACGCGCGAGATGCTCGAGCAGGACGACATCAACAAGATCGTGCTGGTGACCAGCGCCTGGCACATGCCGCGCGCGATGCGCAACTTCCAAAATCAGGGCTTCCGCACCATCATCCCGGCGCCGGTGGGCTACACCACGGTGTCGGGACTGGGCATCGATGCCTGGATCCCCAACAGCTCCGCGCTGACCCAGTCACGTTGGGCACTGCATGAATGGATCGGCTGGCTGGTGGGTCGCTAG